In Fluviicola taffensis DSM 16823, the following are encoded in one genomic region:
- a CDS encoding TolC family protein — translation MKLANIHKHYVALLLIIGGFQSAQAQTWTLQQCIDTAQVHNKNLQMSRNNMAIGEQREKEAKANLIPKVTANADYKYFTNLPYQLLPVNAFNPALPEGEYRAMQFGVPHNINANLQLSMPLYNPQVYGAIQTTKIASELTDLQYQKTEEQIYFEISNLYYNAQILHHQLAFIDSNLINAERLLKNMQLLNEQLLAKGTDVSKVKLQVSQLTTQKETIKSKYEQVLNALKFAMGISIEQNLQIEANIQYQNTNEYSTSSTLDIRIIKTQNRLLSSELNTLNKSRYLPSLNLVGMYGTTGFGYNGQPASFLDFYPIGFAGIQLSYPLFNGTVTLRKINQKTLELRNNELQFGLLTEQNNMQVENAKIQREVAKKTVETTTEQIQLAQTIYEQTVLQQKQGTASLTDVLLADNALREAQQTYLSAVIDYLKADLELKKLTGNISTTK, via the coding sequence ATGAAGTTAGCGAATATTCACAAACATTATGTTGCTCTGTTATTGATAATAGGAGGCTTTCAATCTGCACAAGCACAAACTTGGACTTTGCAACAATGTATTGACACCGCACAGGTTCATAACAAAAATCTGCAAATGAGCAGAAACAATATGGCTATTGGCGAACAAAGAGAAAAAGAAGCCAAAGCCAATTTAATCCCAAAAGTAACAGCCAATGCGGATTACAAGTATTTTACAAACCTGCCTTATCAGCTTTTACCTGTGAATGCTTTTAATCCTGCACTACCTGAAGGTGAATACAGAGCAATGCAGTTTGGCGTTCCGCACAACATCAACGCAAACTTGCAACTCTCAATGCCATTGTATAATCCACAAGTTTATGGTGCTATACAAACAACAAAAATCGCTTCGGAATTGACCGACTTACAGTATCAAAAAACGGAGGAGCAAATCTATTTTGAAATTTCCAATTTGTATTACAATGCCCAAATCTTGCATCATCAATTGGCATTTATTGACAGTAATCTGATTAATGCAGAAAGACTTCTAAAAAATATGCAATTGCTCAATGAACAATTGCTTGCTAAAGGAACAGATGTAAGCAAGGTAAAATTGCAAGTATCACAATTAACCACCCAAAAGGAAACCATCAAAAGCAAATACGAGCAGGTTCTAAATGCGTTGAAATTTGCTATGGGTATTTCCATTGAACAAAATCTGCAAATTGAAGCAAACATTCAATATCAAAACACAAATGAATATTCAACTTCATCAACCTTAGATATTCGAATAATAAAAACTCAAAACCGCTTATTGTCGAGTGAACTCAACACACTCAACAAATCAAGGTATTTGCCATCGCTAAATCTGGTTGGAATGTATGGAACAACGGGCTTTGGTTATAACGGACAACCTGCTTCTTTTCTTGATTTTTATCCGATTGGTTTTGCAGGTATTCAATTGTCCTATCCACTATTTAACGGAACGGTTACACTTCGAAAAATAAATCAGAAAACGCTTGAACTCCGAAACAATGAACTTCAATTTGGATTGCTTACCGAGCAAAACAATATGCAAGTTGAAAATGCCAAAATACAAAGAGAAGTCGCTAAAAAAACGGTAGAAACCACAACCGAACAAATACAATTGGCACAAACAATCTATGAGCAAACCGTTCTTCAACAGAAACAAGGAACGGCAAGTTTAACCGATGTTTTGCTTGCAGACAATGCTTTGCGTGAAGCACAACAAACCTACCTATCTGCTGTAATTGATTACCTAAAAGCAGATTTAGAACTAAAAAAACTCACAGGAAATATTTCAACAACCAAATAA
- a CDS encoding TetR/AcrR family transcriptional regulator encodes MTTETISDRQLEIIEAAGKILTASGISGLTIKNLAKEMKFSESAIYRHFTSKEEIIIALLVYLAQSMDERYTNAIKNEQSPEEKFTTLFQNQFSFFKKHPHFVVAVFSDGLMEESERINETILKIMQVKMKHLIPIIIEGQQKSIFTNSITSDELIHIVMGTFRLQMYKWRVANFQFDIIRNGDNMIQAVLTLIKSK; translated from the coding sequence ATGACAACAGAAACAATTTCTGATAGACAACTTGAAATTATTGAAGCAGCAGGAAAAATATTGACAGCTTCAGGAATAAGTGGGCTAACAATTAAGAACTTGGCTAAGGAAATGAAATTTTCTGAAAGTGCCATTTACAGACACTTTACAAGCAAGGAAGAAATCATAATTGCCTTACTTGTGTATCTTGCTCAAAGTATGGATGAACGCTATACTAATGCGATTAAAAACGAACAATCGCCCGAAGAAAAATTTACAACGCTGTTTCAAAACCAATTTTCATTCTTCAAAAAGCATCCGCATTTTGTAGTGGCGGTATTTTCTGACGGATTAATGGAAGAAAGTGAACGTATCAATGAAACCATTCTAAAAATTATGCAGGTTAAAATGAAGCACTTGATTCCTATCATAATAGAAGGTCAACAAAAAAGCATTTTCACTAATTCAATTACTTCTGATGAGTTAATTCATATCGTGATGGGCACTTTCAGGCTGCAAATGTACAAATGGAGAGTTGCTAATTTCCAGTTTGACATTATCAGAAATGGAGACAATATGATACAGGCTGTTTTAACTCTAATAAAATCCAAATGA
- a CDS encoding Dps family protein produces the protein MKKINAIGLHQDKAEELANKLNELLANYSIFYQNTRGFHWNIKGEKFFELHLKFEELYNDLLLKIDEVAERILTLGHTPEHSYSQYARTSTIKESKKISDGLIAVEQILEGFKTTIVMQREILGLASDANDEGTNALMSDYIRFQEKQVWMYSSFLTNNK, from the coding sequence ATGAAAAAAATAAATGCAATTGGTTTACACCAAGACAAAGCCGAAGAACTGGCAAATAAATTAAACGAGTTACTCGCAAACTATTCAATTTTTTATCAAAACACAAGAGGCTTTCACTGGAACATTAAAGGTGAAAAGTTTTTTGAATTGCATTTAAAATTTGAAGAACTCTACAATGATTTGTTGCTGAAAATTGATGAAGTAGCAGAACGCATATTAACATTGGGACACACACCCGAGCATAGCTATTCTCAATACGCTAGAACATCAACCATAAAAGAAAGCAAGAAAATTTCTGATGGTTTGATTGCAGTAGAACAAATTCTTGAAGGATTTAAAACAACAATCGTTATGCAAAGAGAAATTCTTGGATTAGCTTCTGATGCAAATGATGAAGGAACAAATGCTTTAATGAGTGATTATATCCGCTTTCAAGAAAAACAAGTATGGATGTATTCTTCTTTTTTAACAAATAATAAATAA
- a CDS encoding NAD-dependent epimerase/dehydratase family protein, whose protein sequence is MEQKNLALVTGANGHLGNNLVRLLINKGIPVRASVRNIANKEPFVGLDCEVVQSDITDKQSLIKALQGVETFYAVGAAFKLWAKDPKKEIYDVNIQGTQNIVEAAAEAGVKRIVYVSSIAALNYNQLPTKESNGQNPDRRDMYYNSKNDGEKLAFELAKKHNIELVAVLPAAMIGSESFGSLNVSYNVIDLILKKEIPVDTGITLNWIDVKDVAEGCFLAATKGRNGERYILANEKCTSITDTTKIAQKLLPELKITIPKAVPKPILYLIAWFMELGGKLNGKAPLLSVKDIAMFSGLKQDFDISKARKELGFNPKKPEIAIREAMIYLNNKRIDKKQPLNKLMTLIVFFLVASTTLFGQNSKPKADSTKVFVSIETDPAFWVGTLPNGLGFDANIDFRLAKHPSLRFGILGYSGKWSGEFGKTVLLTKDYTEDNWVTQWNGIGVEAQYQFRFGLQRGGLQPGLRLQWNQFIYNQDNFKKGEANHFVITPQVGFQWFPFKKIGLYVLPWAGVQIPTLGTDKIMINGAERDTRKIMPVVTAHIGWEFKF, encoded by the coding sequence ATGGAACAGAAAAATTTAGCATTGGTTACTGGTGCAAACGGACACCTCGGTAACAATTTAGTAAGGCTTCTTATCAACAAAGGAATTCCTGTTAGGGCTTCGGTTCGCAACATCGCCAACAAAGAACCATTTGTTGGTTTGGATTGTGAGGTCGTTCAATCGGACATCACAGACAAACAATCCCTCATAAAAGCCTTACAAGGCGTAGAAACATTTTATGCCGTTGGTGCTGCATTTAAACTTTGGGCAAAAGACCCAAAAAAGGAAATTTACGATGTAAATATCCAAGGCACTCAAAACATTGTTGAAGCCGCTGCCGAAGCAGGAGTAAAACGAATAGTATATGTAAGCTCTATTGCAGCATTAAATTACAATCAACTTCCAACAAAAGAAAGCAATGGACAAAACCCAGACAGAAGGGATATGTATTACAATTCAAAAAATGATGGAGAGAAATTAGCTTTTGAATTAGCTAAAAAACACAACATTGAATTAGTTGCTGTTTTACCAGCGGCAATGATTGGTAGCGAATCATTTGGGAGTTTAAATGTTTCTTACAATGTTATTGACCTAATTCTTAAAAAAGAAATACCTGTTGACACAGGTATAACCTTGAATTGGATTGATGTAAAAGATGTAGCGGAGGGTTGTTTTTTGGCCGCCACAAAAGGCAGGAATGGTGAACGCTATATTTTGGCGAATGAGAAATGTACCTCTATAACGGACACCACTAAAATTGCTCAAAAGCTACTTCCTGAATTAAAAATAACAATACCCAAAGCAGTTCCTAAACCTATACTTTATTTGATTGCCTGGTTTATGGAATTGGGAGGTAAACTAAATGGCAAAGCGCCCTTGCTAAGCGTAAAGGATATTGCCATGTTTTCGGGATTGAAACAAGATTTCGATATATCGAAAGCAAGAAAGGAGTTAGGCTTCAATCCTAAAAAGCCTGAAATTGCAATTAGAGAAGCAATGATTTATTTAAACAATAAACGCATAGACAAAAAACAACCCTTAAATAAACTAATGACATTGATTGTTTTCTTTTTGGTTGCTTCAACTACCTTGTTTGGACAAAATTCAAAACCTAAGGCTGATTCAACAAAGGTCTTTGTTTCCATAGAAACTGACCCTGCATTTTGGGTAGGAACTTTACCAAATGGTTTAGGATTTGATGCCAATATAGATTTTAGATTAGCCAAACACCCAAGTTTAAGATTTGGGATTTTAGGATATTCAGGAAAATGGAGTGGAGAATTCGGAAAAACTGTTTTACTAACAAAAGACTATACTGAAGATAATTGGGTAACACAATGGAATGGAATTGGAGTGGAAGCTCAATATCAATTTAGATTTGGTCTGCAAAGGGGCGGACTTCAACCTGGACTTAGATTACAATGGAATCAATTTATTTACAACCAAGACAATTTCAAAAAAGGAGAGGCAAATCACTTTGTAATAACACCCCAAGTTGGGTTTCAATGGTTTCCGTTTAAGAAAATTGGTTTATATGTTTTACCTTGGGCAGGTGTTCAAATTCCGACACTAGGGACAGACAAAATAATGATTAATGGAGCAGAAAGAGATACGAGAAAAATAATGCCTGTGGTGACAGCTCACATCGGTTGGGAGTTCAAATTTTAA
- a CDS encoding Crp/Fnr family transcriptional regulator, whose product MHEKLLEIIRQQIPISDKDAELCTEYFEPIIFPKNRIIEDEGKIPQYLYFVVSGYMRLFQYNDNGDEITSHINCPPGFITSYFNFINQTKATENVECITECELLRITKNNLDLITSKSDAFKDFSIWVFQQSIAYNENRSKELATLTAEQRYQKLIDNYPHIIHNVPLQYIASFLGMNSKSLSRIRKQIIR is encoded by the coding sequence ATGCACGAAAAGCTTTTAGAAATAATAAGACAACAAATCCCCATTTCAGACAAAGACGCTGAACTCTGCACGGAATATTTTGAACCTATTATTTTTCCGAAAAACAGGATAATTGAAGACGAAGGAAAAATTCCTCAATACCTGTATTTTGTAGTTTCAGGTTATATGCGGTTGTTCCAATATAATGACAATGGAGACGAAATAACTTCCCATATTAATTGCCCTCCTGGCTTTATCACTTCTTATTTCAATTTCATTAACCAGACGAAAGCTACTGAAAATGTGGAGTGCATTACTGAATGTGAACTGCTTAGAATAACCAAAAATAATTTAGACCTTATCACTTCAAAAAGTGATGCTTTTAAGGATTTTAGTATTTGGGTATTTCAGCAGTCAATAGCCTACAATGAAAATCGTTCAAAAGAATTGGCAACACTTACAGCAGAACAACGATACCAAAAATTAATTGACAACTATCCCCATATCATTCATAATGTTCCACTTCAATACATTGCTTCTTTTTTAGGAATGAACTCCAAAAGTTTAAGCAGAATAAGAAAGCAAATCATTAGGTAA
- a CDS encoding COG2958 family protein, whose amino-acid sequence MTLKEAVLKSLEDINGLTNYLEVCNHIIEKKYYDFGAAKTPASTVSALLGDFIRNGDTRVKRIKQQGGTYSYYLTKNEQNIAIDVLSGETETQTTLPKKPTKTKTYEERDLHKLLSSYLKNTDTYSKTIFHEQSNGKDNNQIWTHPDMVGIKFLNLQTKASQNFLKSINRVDTFKMSSYELKKEINSDSELKKAFFQAVSNSSWANYGYLVAFEFSDSLNEEMARLNQSFGIGIIELNANPYQSKILFPAVYRDLDFKTIDKLCKMNNEFNRFIEQTEKLMTASEKYVSGAEKELDEFCDNYFANDSEIEEYCKEKHIPTNDE is encoded by the coding sequence ATGACATTAAAAGAAGCAGTATTAAAAAGCCTTGAAGACATAAACGGACTGACCAACTATTTGGAAGTTTGCAATCATATAATTGAAAAAAAGTATTATGACTTTGGAGCCGCTAAAACACCAGCTTCGACAGTTTCTGCTTTACTCGGTGACTTTATTCGAAACGGTGACACGAGAGTAAAAAGAATAAAACAACAAGGCGGAACATATTCCTACTACTTGACAAAAAACGAACAGAATATTGCAATTGACGTTCTTAGCGGTGAGACAGAAACTCAAACAACCTTGCCGAAAAAGCCGACCAAGACAAAGACTTACGAAGAAAGAGATTTACATAAACTTTTGAGCAGTTATCTTAAAAACACAGACACCTACTCAAAGACAATTTTTCACGAACAATCAAACGGAAAAGACAACAACCAAATTTGGACACACCCTGATATGGTTGGCATTAAGTTTTTGAACTTGCAGACAAAAGCCAGCCAGAATTTTTTAAAATCAATTAATCGTGTTGACACTTTCAAAATGAGTTCCTACGAACTGAAAAAGGAAATTAACAGCGATAGTGAACTTAAAAAAGCATTTTTTCAAGCGGTTTCAAATTCAAGTTGGGCTAACTATGGCTATTTAGTGGCTTTTGAATTCAGCGACAGTTTGAATGAAGAAATGGCAAGACTAAATCAATCATTTGGAATTGGAATAATTGAACTTAACGCCAACCCTTACCAAAGCAAAATACTTTTTCCAGCAGTTTATCGGGACTTAGACTTCAAGACCATTGACAAACTATGCAAAATGAACAATGAGTTTAACAGGTTCATTGAACAGACAGAAAAACTAATGACAGCAAGTGAAAAATATGTTTCCGGTGCTGAAAAGGAACTTGACGAATTTTGTGACAACTACTTTGCAAACGACTCAGAAATAGAAGAATACTGCAAAGAAAAACACATACCGACCAATGACGAATAG
- a CDS encoding multicopper oxidase domain-containing protein: MVLQNILSKKLLPIVFLLLVSNNISAQKTVRYDLYVKDTLVNFTGKFKRAIAVNGQIPMPTLVFTEGDTAEIYVHNLLKEETSLHWHGLFLPNKEDGVPNLTQMPIKPNTTHVYRFPIIQNGTHWYHSHSGLQEQIGMYGNFIMLKKSDDKTFRKGIDDLPTVPIVLSEWTDLKPENIHRMLHNANDYPALKKNAVQSYAEAIKAGHFKTKLKNEWKRMLAMDVSDVYYEKILMNGKSITDLSIIDGKELKAGDKVRLRISNGGASSYFWLTYAGGKITVVANDGNDVEPVEVDRLIIAVSETYDIIVTIPAENTAFEFLATTEDRTNSASLYIGNGIKQLKSSQPRLKYFEGMKMMNDMMKMNGDLDDMGMNMSLNQMDMNVVMYPEITGDSKPKQSDNDPNRYNANALADIVTLNYAMLKSPNNTSLPKDAPVKELKFTLTGNMNRYVWSLDNRVISETDKILIKKGENVRIVLYNNSMMRHPMHLHGHDFRLLNGQGANAPLKNVVDIMPMETDTLEFNANVEGDWFFHCHILYHMMSGMGRVFTYENQAPNPLITNPKLAQRKLFADDRKFHFMADNDFATNGNDGMAMLQNTRWSIGSEWRLGYNDMHGYETETHIGRYIGKMQWLMPFIGFDWRYRKMGIDEQEENLFGQVNKKDNRTAVSLGFMYTLPMLVNFQAEVYHDGIVRLSLMREDIPITKRIRAGFMVNTDKEFMVDLRYIINRNMGIRTHYDSDMGFGVGLTLNY, from the coding sequence ATGGTTCTACAAAATATTCTTTCAAAAAAATTGCTGCCGATAGTATTTTTACTATTGGTCAGTAATAATATATCCGCTCAAAAAACAGTTCGTTACGACCTTTATGTAAAAGACACTTTGGTAAACTTTACTGGGAAATTCAAAAGAGCCATAGCCGTAAACGGACAAATCCCTATGCCAACGCTCGTCTTTACAGAAGGCGACACAGCAGAAATTTACGTTCATAATTTGCTTAAAGAAGAAACATCTTTGCATTGGCACGGCTTATTTTTACCCAACAAAGAAGATGGCGTTCCTAATTTGACGCAAATGCCAATCAAGCCAAATACTACACACGTTTACCGTTTTCCAATTATTCAAAATGGCACACATTGGTATCACAGTCATTCGGGTTTGCAAGAACAAATAGGAATGTATGGCAATTTTATAATGCTCAAAAAATCTGATGACAAAACATTTCGAAAGGGAATTGATGATTTACCTACCGTTCCCATTGTATTAAGCGAATGGACAGACTTAAAACCTGAAAACATTCACAGAATGTTGCATAATGCCAACGATTACCCAGCATTGAAAAAAAATGCCGTTCAAAGTTATGCAGAAGCCATTAAAGCTGGGCATTTCAAAACTAAACTCAAAAACGAATGGAAACGAATGTTGGCAATGGATGTAAGCGATGTGTATTACGAAAAAATATTGATGAATGGCAAATCCATTACCGACCTTTCAATAATTGACGGAAAGGAATTAAAGGCAGGCGACAAAGTGCGTTTAAGAATTTCAAATGGTGGTGCTTCATCTTACTTTTGGCTTACTTATGCAGGTGGAAAAATTACCGTAGTTGCTAATGATGGCAACGATGTAGAGCCTGTTGAAGTAGATAGATTGATTATTGCTGTTTCTGAAACCTACGATATTATTGTAACTATTCCTGCCGAAAATACGGCTTTTGAATTTTTGGCAACCACCGAAGACAGAACCAATTCTGCATCATTATACATTGGCAACGGCATAAAACAACTGAAATCATCACAACCAAGATTGAAGTATTTTGAAGGAATGAAGATGATGAATGATATGATGAAAATGAATGGCGATTTGGACGATATGGGAATGAATATGAGCCTAAATCAAATGGATATGAATGTGGTAATGTATCCGGAAATTACTGGAGACAGCAAACCAAAACAAAGTGATAACGACCCAAACCGATACAACGCCAATGCTTTGGCAGATATTGTTACGTTAAACTATGCAATGTTGAAATCACCCAACAATACTTCACTTCCAAAAGATGCACCCGTAAAAGAGTTAAAATTTACACTAACAGGAAATATGAACCGCTATGTTTGGAGTTTAGATAATAGAGTAATATCTGAAACTGATAAAATTCTAATCAAAAAAGGTGAAAATGTTCGTATCGTTTTATATAACAACTCTATGATGCGACATCCAATGCACTTGCACGGACACGATTTTCGTTTACTCAATGGTCAAGGCGCCAATGCACCCTTAAAAAATGTTGTGGACATTATGCCAATGGAAACCGATACATTGGAATTTAACGCCAATGTAGAAGGCGATTGGTTTTTTCACTGTCATATTCTCTACCATATGATGAGTGGTATGGGCAGAGTATTTACTTATGAAAATCAAGCTCCAAATCCTTTAATAACAAATCCTAAATTGGCTCAACGTAAACTATTTGCAGACGACCGTAAATTTCATTTTATGGCAGACAACGATTTTGCTACCAACGGAAACGATGGAATGGCAATGTTACAAAACACTCGTTGGAGCATAGGTTCAGAATGGCGTTTAGGCTACAATGATATGCACGGCTATGAAACCGAAACACATATAGGACGATACATTGGAAAAATGCAATGGCTGATGCCGTTTATTGGTTTTGATTGGCGTTACAGAAAAATGGGAATTGATGAACAAGAAGAAAATTTATTCGGACAAGTAAATAAAAAAGACAACAGAACTGCTGTAAGTTTAGGGTTTATGTACACGCTTCCAATGTTGGTGAATTTTCAGGCAGAAGTGTATCACGATGGAATTGTTCGACTTTCTTTAATGCGAGAAGATATACCGATTACGAAAAGAATAAGAGCTGGTTTTATGGTAAATACAGACAAAGAATTTATGGTTGACTTGCGTTATATCATAAATAGAAATATGGGGATTAGAACACACTACGATAGCGATATGGGATTTGGAGTTGGACTGACATTAAATTATTAA
- a CDS encoding DUF3347 domain-containing protein: MNIVSKISAATLLLFSSSSCNAQIKNAKTEIVKIYGNCEMCEKTIETAGNVKKVANVEWNKDSKMATITYDSIKTNQDEILKRIALAGYDSDKFLAPDDVYSKLAGCCQYERVKKTAIVSTAVIEDHSMHNQENVVETKQEVNQLKTIFESYFALKDALVKSDGKLVSTLAKDVLANINSVKMEKLSSEEHTVWMKVMSSLKSNTEKIAATTIIEKQRVVFMDLSANFYALLKVSKQDYSIYYQNCPMYNDGKGANWLSKENAVKNPYYGSQMLTCGKTVETIK, from the coding sequence ATGAACATAGTATCAAAAATATCAGCTGCAACTTTATTGCTGTTTTCATCCTCCTCTTGCAACGCTCAAATTAAAAATGCAAAAACCGAGATCGTGAAAATTTATGGCAATTGCGAAATGTGTGAAAAGACGATTGAAACAGCAGGAAATGTAAAGAAAGTTGCTAACGTAGAATGGAACAAAGACAGCAAAATGGCAACAATAACTTACGACAGTATCAAAACAAATCAAGATGAAATCTTGAAACGCATTGCTTTGGCTGGTTATGATAGCGACAAATTCCTCGCTCCAGATGATGTGTATAGTAAACTTGCTGGATGTTGCCAATACGAAAGGGTAAAGAAAACTGCAATTGTTTCAACCGCAGTTATTGAAGACCACTCAATGCACAATCAAGAAAACGTAGTTGAAACGAAGCAAGAAGTAAATCAACTGAAAACGATTTTCGAAAGTTACTTTGCTTTAAAAGATGCTTTGGTAAAATCAGACGGTAAATTAGTTTCAACATTAGCTAAAGACGTACTTGCAAATATCAATTCGGTTAAAATGGAAAAACTCTCATCAGAAGAACACACTGTTTGGATGAAAGTGATGAGTAGTTTAAAATCAAATACCGAAAAAATTGCAGCTACTACAATTATAGAAAAACAGCGTGTCGTTTTTATGGATTTGTCAGCAAACTTTTATGCTTTGCTCAAAGTCAGTAAACAGGATTATTCTATATACTATCAAAATTGCCCAATGTATAACGATGGTAAAGGAGCAAATTGGTTGAGCAAAGAAAACGCAGTAAAAAATCCATACTACGGTTCGCAAATGCTTACTTGTGGCAAAACAGTAGAAACCATTAAATAA
- a CDS encoding heavy-metal-associated domain-containing protein: MKTNDKTLKFKTNINCSGCVEKVTPFLNDANGICHWDVDTANKDKILSVHSEGITEEEVIQKVQDAGFKIELLTQ; the protein is encoded by the coding sequence ATGAAAACGAACGATAAAACATTAAAATTCAAAACCAACATCAACTGTAGTGGATGTGTGGAAAAGGTAACTCCATTTCTAAATGATGCAAACGGAATTTGCCATTGGGATGTGGACACTGCAAACAAAGACAAAATTCTTTCTGTGCATTCCGAAGGAATTACCGAAGAAGAAGTAATCCAAAAGGTGCAAGATGCAGGATTTAAAATTGAATTATTAACCCAATAA